In the genome of Methylomagnum ishizawai, the window CGCCGGCGCTGGTCAGTATTGTTACCGCGCAGGATATCCAGGATTATGGATACCGGACCTTGGGCGAAATACTCAATAGTATTCGCGGTCTGTATACCCACTACGATTACAATTATAGCTATCTCGGCGCGCGCGGTTTCAGCCCATCCGGCGACTACAACTCCAAAATCCTGCTGCTCATCGATGGTTATCGCACCAACGATCCAGCCGCCGACCAGGCTTCCCTGGGAACCGACTTTCTGCTCGATGTCGATTTGATCGACCGGGTTGAATATGTTTCTGGACCAGGGTCCGCCTTGTATGGCAATAATGCTTTTTTTGGCGTCGTCAACGTCATCACCAAAGACGGAACGCATTATCAAGGCGGCGAATTGTCTGGGCAATATGGTAGCTTCGGCTATAACAAGGAACGGGGCACCTACGGCAAACAATTCGATAATGGTGCCAACCTGCTATTATCCGGCTCGCGCCAATCCGCCGATGGACAAAACCTGGTTTTCCCGGAATTCAATGCGCCCGATTCCAATTCGGGCCGGGTTGCGCATGCGGATGGCGACCGCGCCGACCGTTTGTTCGGCAAACTGTCGTACCGGGGATTCAAATTCGAAGGCGGGTTCGTGAACCGCAAGAAGGAAATCCCGACCGCCTCTTTCGGACAGTTGTTGGGTGTTGGTGGAAGCTTCACCCTTGACCAGCAGTATTTCATCGACCTATCTTATAATGGATCTCTTTCCGAGAGTCTCGACTTATATGCCCATGCTTATTCCGGCAGCCATGACTACGATGGCGATTATATTTACAGTCCACCGACCCTCAATAAAGACCGGGGCCGGGCCAATTGGGCCGGTACCGAATTAAAATTCGTCAGCACCTATTTTGACCGACATAAGCTTGTGTTCGGCGGCGAATACCAGAATAATTTCAACCTCGAAGCCGCCAATTTTGATGTTAATCCTTATCTGGCTTACACGGAAAGCGATGTACATAATTATCGCTACGGTTTTTACGCCCAGGACGATGTCAATATCTTCCACGATCTAACGCTAGATGCCGGGCTTCGCTACGATTATTACAGCACCTTCGGCGATACCGTCAACCCCCGTGTCGCGCTGATTTATAAACCTTGGGATAGCACGGCGTTCAAGCTCCTGTACGGTACGGCGTTCCGTGCGCCGAATGCCTATGAACTCTATTATGCATCGGGAGGTTCCCGGTCGAATCCCGATTTGCAGCCGGAGAAAATCGCCACCTATGAAGTCGTGATCGAATATCAACCCTCGAACCGTCTGCGGATGGCGGCTTCGGGGTTTCGTTATGAGATCACCGATTTGATCAATCTCACCACCGACAACGATCAACTGATTTTCCGTAACCAAGACAAGGCCAACGCCTGGGGAACCGAGGCGGAAATCGAATACTTTTGGGAGAATGGCACCCGGTTGCGGGGGAGTTATACCTGGGTGGATGTGAAACAACAGGGCGTTTTGATCGATGGAACCCCCCCGAATTCGCCTGGGAACCTGGTGAAACTCAATCTTTCCCTACCGCTCTGGGACAAGGCTTTCCGCCTGGGGACGCAGTTCCTCTATACCGGTGGCCGCAAAACCCTGCCGGGGCGGGGCAAGTCCTTGGAAGCTTATCCCGTGATCGACCTCACATTGAGGACCGACCAGCTTTTCAAAGGGCAACTCAAGGATTTCGAGGTTTCGGCCAGCGTTTACAACCTGTTCGATCAAACTTATTTCGGTGTGGCCGGGGAGGAACATTGCGATAACTTGGGAGCCTGCCTGAATGGCATCCCCCAGTTAGGTCGTAATTTCCGGGCCATGCTGAATTACAGGTTTTAGGGCATCTTGCGATTCATGTATGCGATGTCTTCGCGCCGCCCGAGCCATAAACTCCTGGCCCGATGGTGCTTATTGATGATCGCCATGGTGTTGGTGCTTATTACATACCCGGTATCCGCCGGGTCGGATATCTCTTCGGAATATAAGGTGAAAGCCGCCATCCTGGTCAATCTCGCGAAATTCACCGAATGGCCACGGGGGATTCTCGCCGATTCGGCACCCTTGACGATTTGCTTGGTGGGCGAACCCATTATGGCCGCATTGTTGACGGAAGTGAGCGGAAAAACCATCTATAACCATGAAATCAAGGTGTTGGCTTTAATCGCCGCCGCCGACCACGGATTCGGCTCCTGTCAGGTATTATTTATGGGTCTGCCCGCGAGCGCCCAGGCGGAAACCCTGTTAAATAAAATCATGGACCGGCCTATTTTGACGGTCAGCGATATTCCCGGCTTCGCCCGGCAAGGCGGCATGATCGAACTCGTCAGAAAGGACGATCACCTGGGTTTCGATATCAATCTCGGCAAGGCAAGAAAAGCCGGTCTTATGCTCAGGGCGCAGTTATTGGCATTGGCTAAGATTATCGAGTGAGAATATGGGTTTTGTCTTGATCCGGGGCATTAAGGCGCTGGGGCGTTTTCATGTTTTCTATAGGGTGGGTGCGTATTCCGTGCCCATCCTATGCTGAGGACCGTATACCCAAACCGAAAACACTCTAGCCGAAATCCGCCCAAAGCCTTGGGCTTTACTGTATAGGAGTTGTCGCTTGATTAAAGTCTTGATCGAAATCCTCATCGGCCTGCTCGCGGTCGTCGCCGCGCCGCTCGCGTTTCAGGCGGTGTTCCAATCCAAGAGCCGCATCGGGCGCTTGGCCCAGACTATCGCGGGCATCACGCTCGTGGTCGGCTTCCTGGTGGTGTGGGGCGATACCGGCCGCGATCCGCTGCAATGGGTCTATTGTTGGCTCAATCCCGGTGCCTATTCCTGCCAGGATACCGATATGGCCGCTATGGCCGCCGCGCCTCCTCTGAATGGTATTCCACAGCCGGATGCCCCCATCCGCAGCCAAATCCAAGAAGCCTTGTTATTGGGGGCACCAGGAAAAATGGCGGTCACGGAAGTCTACGCCTCGCTCGGCCAATTCCCGCGCGACAACCCGGCGGCGGGCCTGCCGGACCCGGAGCAACTCATCGGCAATTACACGACCGGCATCGCGGTCGAGGACGGGGCCATCCATATCGCCTTGGGCAATCGCGCCGACCCGGTTATCAACGGCAAAACCATCAGCTTGCGTCCCGCCCAGGTCGGGGATAACCCGGCCAGCCCGCTATCATGGTTGTGCGGCTATGCGGAGCCGGTCCGGGGCATGGTGGCCCACGGCGTGAACCGGACCTCGGTGCCCGCCGCGTACTTGCCGGTCGAATGCCGTCCATAACCGGCCCACATCACCCGCGTAGCCGGTACCACACCCTTCCCACCCATTCATGGCAGGCGTAATAGCTGGACATCAGGGCGCTGGCGCTGGGCAGGAAATCGAAGAAATGGCTGTCGCCGCTGGATTGATAGCCGGTTCCGGCGGCGACCACGCCGAAACCCTCGCGCTCGAATTCGGGGATGGCGCGGGGCAGATGCCAGACATGGCTGACCAGATAGATGCGGCGGATGCCCGCCGCCTTCAGCAAGGGCGCGGAAAAACGCGCGTTCTCGCGGGTGTTGGCCGAGCGCTCCTCCACCCAGGCCACCGGCACCCCGAATTCCGCCTCCAACGCCGCTTTCATCAACGGCCCCTCGGCGCTTTCGTTGTCCGGGGCACCGCCCGTGACCAGGACCGGCTTGCCGGTCAGACGTTGCAAACGGGCACCATAGCGCACCCGCTCCAAGGTCCGGGCGTTCAAGGTGTCGCCGCCGCCGAATTCCGGTGCGTCGTAGCGCAGCCCGCCGCCCAGGATCACGATGGCCTCGGCCTCGTCGCCCCGGATGGGCGCGTAGGGCGGTTCCAGGGTCGCCAGCAGGCGCCCCGCCACCCAGGGCGTCGCGAGCAACCATAATCCCAACAAGGCCAGCCCGAGCAAGCTAAGGCCCAGGCGCGGACGCCGCCGCGCTTGCCAGTATCCCGCCGTGCCCAGCAGCAATAGGTTCAGCGGCGGCAATAGCAGGCCGGCGGCTAGGTGGGTGAATAGCCAGTTCCAATTCATGTGGGATAGGTCGGGTCGGGGTCAAGTCGGCCCGCCTCGGCCCGGTTCGAACAACGGCGCGAACCGCCGCGCCGCGGCCGCGGGGTCGTCGCCGCCGAACACGCCTTCCACCACGGCCAGGAGTCCGGCCCCGGCTTCCAGCAGGGGAGCGGCGTTGTCGGGGGTGATGCCGCCGATGGCGGCCAGGGGGATGTGGAGCCGCCGCCG includes:
- a CDS encoding YfiR family protein, with the translated sequence MIAMVLVLITYPVSAGSDISSEYKVKAAILVNLAKFTEWPRGILADSAPLTICLVGEPIMAALLTEVSGKTIYNHEIKVLALIAAADHGFGSCQVLFMGLPASAQAETLLNKIMDRPILTVSDIPGFARQGGMIELVRKDDHLGFDINLGKARKAGLMLRAQLLALAKIIE
- a CDS encoding YdcF family protein, with the protein product MNWNWLFTHLAAGLLLPPLNLLLLGTAGYWQARRRPRLGLSLLGLALLGLWLLATPWVAGRLLATLEPPYAPIRGDEAEAIVILGGGLRYDAPEFGGGDTLNARTLERVRYGARLQRLTGKPVLVTGGAPDNESAEGPLMKAALEAEFGVPVAWVEERSANTRENARFSAPLLKAAGIRRIYLVSHVWHLPRAIPEFEREGFGVVAAGTGYQSSGDSHFFDFLPSASALMSSYYACHEWVGRVWYRLRG
- a CDS encoding pilin — encoded protein: MIKVLIEILIGLLAVVAAPLAFQAVFQSKSRIGRLAQTIAGITLVVGFLVVWGDTGRDPLQWVYCWLNPGAYSCQDTDMAAMAAAPPLNGIPQPDAPIRSQIQEALLLGAPGKMAVTEVYASLGQFPRDNPAAGLPDPEQLIGNYTTGIAVEDGAIHIALGNRADPVINGKTISLRPAQVGDNPASPLSWLCGYAEPVRGMVAHGVNRTSVPAAYLPVECRP
- a CDS encoding TonB-dependent receptor plug domain-containing protein, whose product is MAILWTIANTIGFGAELDELIDLPLEQLMNIEVYSASKFPQKKIDAPALVSIVTAQDIQDYGYRTLGEILNSIRGLYTHYDYNYSYLGARGFSPSGDYNSKILLLIDGYRTNDPAADQASLGTDFLLDVDLIDRVEYVSGPGSALYGNNAFFGVVNVITKDGTHYQGGELSGQYGSFGYNKERGTYGKQFDNGANLLLSGSRQSADGQNLVFPEFNAPDSNSGRVAHADGDRADRLFGKLSYRGFKFEGGFVNRKKEIPTASFGQLLGVGGSFTLDQQYFIDLSYNGSLSESLDLYAHAYSGSHDYDGDYIYSPPTLNKDRGRANWAGTELKFVSTYFDRHKLVFGGEYQNNFNLEAANFDVNPYLAYTESDVHNYRYGFYAQDDVNIFHDLTLDAGLRYDYYSTFGDTVNPRVALIYKPWDSTAFKLLYGTAFRAPNAYELYYASGGSRSNPDLQPEKIATYEVVIEYQPSNRLRMAASGFRYEITDLINLTTDNDQLIFRNQDKANAWGTEAEIEYFWENGTRLRGSYTWVDVKQQGVLIDGTPPNSPGNLVKLNLSLPLWDKAFRLGTQFLYTGGRKTLPGRGKSLEAYPVIDLTLRTDQLFKGQLKDFEVSASVYNLFDQTYFGVAGEEHCDNLGACLNGIPQLGRNFRAMLNYRF